TTAAGATGGCTTTCACAAGCGCTCGATGAAACCCACATAAGATGTGCAGTTGCAGCACCCCCGCAGCCAGTTGTGATCTCCACCTCTTCTTACCCTTCTCGGTTACACTGCCTAATAGCTAGGAACTTGGCGTGGCATGCTACCTAAGATAAAAGGAGCGAACTCGAGTCCACAGGCCTGCGAGGACACGTCTCACAACATCTGTCTTACAACAACCCCAATCACTTATTTATCAAACACGAAGCATAGATCCAAGTTCACACATAAGTCCGTTATGGCTACTTCTGAGATTCCACAGAAGCAAAAGGCGGTCGTCTATGACCAGCCTGGAACTGTGTCAACCAAAGTGGTAGAGCTAGACGTTCCCGAGCCTGGGGCAGGCGAGGTGCTGATCAATCTGTAAGCGATGACGGAAACCGCGGCGCAGTGACATGTCGAGCTGGACTCGGTATCCATCTGACACGTCTGCAGGTCCCATTCCGGCGTATGCCATTCGGACTACAGTGTCATGACAAACTCTGTATGTTGCTGGGAACCTTTTTGAAGATTATAATTTCAATACTCACACGGCCTCAAGTGGAGCTGGCTTCCACACCCAACACAGCCCGGACAAGTTGGTGGTCATGAAGGTGTCGGTAAGATTGTGAAGCTCGGGTCTGGAACCGAATCCTCTGGCCTTAAGGTCGGAGACAGGGTGGGAATCAAGTGGCTTTCCAGTGCTTGCACGAACTGTCGTATGTATAACCTTCCACCGTACACGTAGGGTACACATTGACCAGCTTTGTAGAACCATGTCAGGCTGGTGCGGAAGGACTTTGCGTCAATCAGAAGGTTTCTGGATACTATACCCCTGGCACTTTTCAGCAATATGTTTTAGGGCCGGCCCATTATGTGACACCTATCCCAGATGGCTTAGAGTCAGACGCGGCAGCACCCATGCTTTGCGCAGGTCTCACTGTCTATGCTGCCCTCAAACGAAGCAATGCTCGACCTGGACAGTGGGTTGTCATCTCTGGCGCCGGTGGTGGACTGGGCCACATCGCTGTACAGCTGGCCAGTAAGGGTATGGGGCTGCGTGTGATAGGTGTCGACCACGGCAGCAAAGAGGAGCTAGTCAAGGAATCCGGTGCAGAGCACTTCATTGACCTCACGAAATTCCCTATGGATGACAATGGCAAAGCCATATCCGACCATGTAAAGTCCCTTGCTGGTGGCCTGGGCGCTCATGCTGTCATTGTCTGCACGTCTTCCAACGCAGCCTACGCCCAATCTGTGCAGTTCTTGCGTTTCAACGGGACAATGGTGTGTGTTGGTCTTCCCGAAAACAACCCTCAGCCCATCGCGAGTGCGTTGCCCGTAACCTTAATCGGAAAGCATTGTTATATTACAGGGTCGGCCGTCGGTAACCGGAGGGAGGCAATTGAGGTCTTGGACTTCGCAGCGCGGGGCATCGTGAAGACTCATTTCCGAacggagaagatggataAATTGACAGATGTCTTCGAGGAAATGCGCGAGGGTAAACTGCAGGGACGAGTTGTCCTGGACTTATCCTAAGTTAGCCGCTAGTTCCTTCATTCGCAATCTATCGTTTGAAACACAACGTAGTAAACGGAATGCCGAAATTCAGGGTTATAACTGTTGTTTGTAATGTGCCCGCTGAACGCGTGTTCAGATTGAAACATGAAGAACCACATACAGCTTAAAtcaaagaatgaaaagaatAACAGTATGTACCTTGGCGTCCTAAGCGAGCGCTTGATGATCGGCAAATTAAGCCTCCATAAGTTCTCGGACATCGGGAAACatattaaagatagagtTATATGCACACTTACTATTAGTGGCTGCAAGTAGTGTGCACCTTTGCGTCATTAGCTCAGGGATACGGATTAGCTGTGTATTTTGCAGTTTTGGCGACGCGCAAGCACTACCACCTAGTATCTGATGGTACATCTGGAAGAGCATGGCAGTCTCGAGCGCCAGCGAAGGCATTCAATCGGTACTGGGCCGATGAGAATCATACACTCTCGGCTTACCTCTAAGTGTAGTCGTGGACTAAATAGCGAAGAACCACGAACGTAACCAAGTCAGTCATCGCGTTAGATCCCTGTCACTTCGGCTGGGTTGGTCAGGAAATCGTAGCGTAGAGCTCTTCTAAGCACTTCTGCGTTCCTTACACATTAGGCCTCAAATAGCATTTTAAGCCTTCAAGCCGCAACAATTCTGTGATAGAATTTTGCTAGACTTCGGTCGCCCAGTACGATTCTTGAGCTACTACCAACATCTTCGGGCTCAACAACCGCTTCGACATTCCCCCCTTTAAAGTGCTTATTCCCTTCTTGTCAAGCCTCAATCAGACGCTACCATGTGTTGTCTGTACTTTCTCTTTCGGATCGGGAAATCGGAAGAAGAACGTGGACTGATGGCTGTGTGATCAAACAGTTCCTTTTGTGCGGAGCACTCGGCAGTCAATTGCGACCAGCACTATTGGATATCATCCATGGCAGAAATGAAAGAATAGTCTGGACGGTTAGATTCGTTTAATTAGATCAGTACTGTCTCCAGTGTCACGGCCGTGATTGAAGCTCGGTAGCTCGGCTCTAGGAATTTCCAGTCACGTACCATCTCGAGGCCCCTGGCGAGAAGAGAGTTTTTTATAGTCGCAGAATGTGACAGAGAACCGGTGTTATTATTAGAAGAGGGGGTGGATGGTAGTCTAGTACCGTTCTTCCTCGTTCTCAGGGGATAGTCCATGGCACCGGCGAAGGGCATTACGAGGTTCGCATCCATCATGACGGTATTCGACGGGTTGAACTCAGCTATAATGTTCTTGGTGATAGGATCGTCGACAGCATCATCCTAGTGGCTTGTTAAGTCTACCAGGAAGATCGTGGTTTGGAACGTAGTTGGAGCCATCGAGGCCATGAGCACTGTAGAGGTTGCAGACCTCGAGGGTTGGTCATCTtaaaaggaggaaaaggtcAGCTACCCAGCTATTGCTTAGGCTATGGTATATTGATCGATACTGTAGCATCGTACTTCAAACTTAACTTGCTTTCCATGGCTGTGGTGCTCTGGGAAGGGGTTTTGAAAGCATCAATGAGAAGCATCGCctcatggatatatatctccgcAAGGCGAGCAAGCCACGCATGGTCAAAACAGGGTGAGTAAATTGAGTCTAGGTAGTGCTAGCACGCTTTAGAGCATCGAGTATGGGAATAGACTATTTGGCTAAAAAGTTTGACAAAAATCAGTAattgggaaagaaaaaaaaaagtagatCAAAAACCAAGATCtcgaggaaaaagagaaaaaggatgaCCGACGCAGGGgtcgaacctgcaatctcttgattcgtagtcaagcgccttgccattgggccagccGGCCAATTGTTGAAGAACTGTACTTATATTTGACAATATAAGCCGTTTTGAGCCAACCAGGAACGTCTACGAATCAACCATACCAGAAC
This Aspergillus flavus chromosome 1, complete sequence DNA region includes the following protein-coding sequences:
- a CDS encoding putative alcohol dehydrogenase, whose product is MLPKIKGANSSPQACEDTSHNICLTTTPITYLSNTKHRSKFTHKSVMATSEIPQKQKAVVYDQPGTVSTKVVELDVPEPGAGEVLINLSHSGVCHSDYSVMTNSWSWLPHPTQPGQVGGHEGVGKIVKLGSGTESSGLKVGDRVGIKWLSSACTNCQPCQAGAEGLCVNQKVSGYYTPGTFQQYVLGPAHYVTPIPDGLESDAAAPMLCAGLTVYAALKRSNARPGQWVVISGAGGGLGHIAVQLASKGMGLRVIGVDHGSKEELVKESGAEHFIDLTKFPMDDNGKAISDHVKSLAGGLGAHAVIVCTSSNAAYAQSVQFLRFNGTMVCVGLPENNPQPIASALPVTLIGKHCYITGSAVGNRREAIEVLDFAARGIVKTHFRTEKMDKLTDVFEEMREGKLQGRVVLDLS